From a single Penaeus vannamei isolate JL-2024 chromosome 25, ASM4276789v1, whole genome shotgun sequence genomic region:
- the LOC113817636 gene encoding SE-cephalotoxin isoform X2: MKFFPLICSMVVFVLLELRALGALIPSLHPDGILQEDVQDPQDNPLEVSDSTSVRYPEVSTEKPEGELKYNLTSGDIAKRIAGLELSRDVLDAVPDSWQSIAVEKTELGLDTLSDYFLKPATSRKFKGIAKEIVKKVTKFLPSFIKALGTASTIFGFISVFFYPSVEDILKEEFNTVNQKLDALSLKMDNVREELESSMEFQTWFTSYNDYKNSIENVDMKLKSTLSQITDAIEIKDKLKVAKEFLDYYRTQDVEGALNNIFRLTATRGTPTKPNLFKLYIRQYDCNVTGLSHLMLVIMSLVFTGTQLMYAYSFFRNNNLNQLEEQVEAVYEQFYNVRRQYEDQVFHCYKTAIVRANRKARDILIDNPKLTGAPLTAKIQLEISELVPWYNWTVVQYSEIGSISLSKRHCAVESRGKQIFTVKRGERKVLVLWEDQGNRECYDAVKANTFVPFKLCDGCNNTVFQGSEKTLNGKSCPNYLTETVQETERSCGSDSSTSEVNGLINSNKYSFVAGGFSSDQHPCRTHGDEMCGGHGSCQSIPYSDDYMCFCSSHFWGESCETWYNPSYSVNVTDIMVSMRESFGISIGVPDVVDVYIEIQKFPSQFREMQTSMAASFEVNNHLTLYGDSFAKAERVADLYHQLLSGNMTENTFGEKLERLNLNFDFIFWNLKKMIYGDGILTSDDLMNSFKKSQTPAACTESYGVKISRFMKNILTLDEEVTEAQLRFLNWKRSRQDSSNSLETLEQMNRVKDTAVNRQQGYVRHWEATSCPQLHAEDLVENHCSQSLSYEGLNLTLHCRNNKKPTVASVRCQKESGKLTWSSKPNCEYVWGPWSAWSTCSATCGEGQRSRTRQKPSGEIDTQTKQCEEQECCQRRDGKFRCRNERCISAESKCNGHDDCGDGSDESSCPTTTTTTTTTTTAPYPDATEHVLRLLYLNLYVFRNM, encoded by the exons ATGAAGTTCTTTCCACTCATCTGCTCCATGGTTGTCTTCGTGCTCCTGGAGCTCCGTGCGCTGGGggctctcattccttctttgcaTCCTGACGGAATCCTGCAAGAGGATGTTCAGGATCCCCAGGACAATCCTCTGGAAGTTTCAGACTCGACTTCCGTCCGCTATCCCGAGGTGAGCACGGAGAAGCCGGAGGGGGAACTTAAGTATAACTTGACTTCAGGAGATATTGCCAAGAGGATAGCAGGACTCGAGCTTAGCAGGGATGTCTTGGACGCTGTCCCTGATTCTTGGCAAAGCATCGCTGTCGAGAAAACTGAACTCGGTCTCGACACTTTATCGGACTATTTTCTAAAGCCTGCAACTTCTAGAAAATTTAAAGGAATAGCtaaagaaattgtaaaaaaagtTACTAAATTTCTGCCCTCATTCATAAAAGCCCTGGGTACAGCTTCAACCATATTTGGgttcatttctgttttcttttaccCAAGCGTGGAGGACATACTGAAGGAAGAATTCAATACTGTCAATCAGAAGCTCGATGCCTTGTCATTGAAAATGGATAACGTAAGAGAGGAACTAGAGTCTAGCATGGAATTCCAGACTTGGTTCACATCTTACAATGACTATAAAAATTCCATCGAAAACGTAGACATGAAACTGAAGAGTACACTCTCTCAGATCACAGATGCTATAGAGATCAAAGACAAACTCAAGGTGGCCAAAGAATTTCTAGATTACTACAGGACTCAAGACGTCGAAGGGGCACTGAACAACATCTTTCGCCTGACTGCCACTAGGGGTACGCCCACAAAACCGAACCTTTTCAAATTATACATCAGACAGTATGACTGCAACGTAACAGGCCTGTCGCATCTCATGCTAGTCATCATGAGCTTAGTGTTCACTGGAACACAACTGATGTATGCATACTCGTTCTTTAGGAACAATAACCTGAATCAACTAGAAGAACAGGTAGAAGCTGTATATGAACAATTTTACAACGTTCGGCGGCAATATGAGGATCAAGTCTTCCATTGCTATAAGACTGCCATTGTGAGAGCTAATAGGAAAGCTCGGGATATCCTGATTGATAATCCTAAACTCACAGGTGCACCGTTAACAGCCAAAATACAGCTGGAAATATCTGAGCTTGTCCCTTGGTATAACTGGACTGTAGTACAGTACAGCGAAATTGGAAGCATCTCACTGAGTAAGAGGCATTGTGCTGTGGAATCTAGAGGCAAACAGATCTTCACAGTCAAACGTGGAGAACGTAAAGTACTCGTTTTGTGGGAGGATCAAGGAAATCGAGAATGCTATGATGCTGTCAAGGCGAATACTTTTGTTCCGTTTAAGTTATGCGACGGATGCAACAATACGGTCTTTCAGGGTTCCGAGAAAACTCTGAATGGAAAAAGTTGCCCAAACTATCTTACAGAAACAGTCCAGGAAACAGAAAGGTCTTGCGGGTCTGACTCTTCCACTTCCGAAGTTAATGGCCTAATCAACAGTAACAAGTACTCCTTCGTTGCCGGAGGCTTCAGCAGTGACCAGCATCCCTGTCGAACACACGGAGATGAGATGTGTGGCGGTCATGGGTCCTGCCAATCCATTCCCTACAGTGACGACTATATGTGTTTCTGTTCCTCCCATTTTTGGGGTGAAAGCTGTGAGACTTGGTACAACCCCTCCTATTCTGTGAATGTAACTGACATAATGGTAAGCATGAGAGAATCTTTTGGCATCTCCATTGGAGTGCCCGATGTTGTTGATGTGTATATCGAAATTCAGAAGTTCCCTAGTCAGTTCCGAGAAATGCAGACAAGCATGGCGGCCTCATTTGAAGTTAACAATCACCTTACTCTCTATGGGGATTCTTTCGCCAAAGCAGAACGAGTTGCAGACCTGTACCATCAACTCCTGAGTGGAAATATGACTGAGAACACCTTTGGCGAGAAACTTGAACGGCTTAATCTTAATTTCGATTTCATTTTCTGGAACCTGAAGAAAATGATTTATGGTGACGGGATCTTAACCTCAGATGATTTGATGAATTCATTTAAGAAATCACAGACGCCTGCAGCTTGCACAGAGAGTTATGGTGTAAAGATTTCTAGGTTCATGAAAAATATTTTGACTTTGGACGAAGAAGTTACTGAAGCTCAGCTGAGATTCCTAAACTGGAAGCGTAGTCGCCAAGACTCTTCAAATAGCCTGGAAACCTTAGAGCAAATGAACAGAGTTAAAGACACGGCAGTCAATCGCCAGCAAGGCTACGTTCGTCACTGGGAGGCTACTTCTTGTCCACAGCTGCACGCCGAAGACTTGGTCGAAAACCACTGCAGCCAGTCCCTCTCGTACGAGGGCCTGAACCTCACGCTCCACTGCCGGAATAACAAGAAGCCGACGGTTGCGTCCGTGAGATGTCAGAAGGAGAGCGGCAAGCTCACTTGGAGCTCCAAGCCCAACTGCGAGTATGTCTGGGGCCCTTGGAGCGCCTGGTCGACCTGCAGCGCAACCTGCGGTGAAGGCCAGAGGAGCAGGACGCGCCAGAAACCCAGTGGAGAGATCGACACTCAAACCAAGCAGTGTGAAGAACAGGAATGTTGCCAAAGAAG GGACGGCAAGTTCCGGTGCCGGAATGAGCGGTGCATCTCGGCTGAGTCCAAGTGCAACGGCCACGACGACTGCGGCGACGGCAGCGACGAGAGCAGCTGCCCCAcgaccacgaccacgaccacgaccacgaccacgGCCCCGTACCCCGACGCTACAGAACATGTTCTCAGATTGCTTTACCTTAATTTATATGTTTTTCGTAATATGTAG
- the LOC113817636 gene encoding SE-cephalotoxin isoform X3, whose amino-acid sequence MKFFPLICSMVVFVLLELRALGALIPSLHPDGILQEDVQDPQDNPLEVSDSTSVRYPEVSTEKPEGELKYNLTSGDIAKRIAGLELSRDVLDAVPDSWQSIAVEKTELGLDTLSDYFLKPATSRKFKGIAKEIVKKVTKFLPSFIKALGTASTIFGFISVFFYPSVEDILKEEFNTVNQKLDALSLKMDNVREELESSMEFQTWFTSYNDYKNSIENVDMKLKSTLSQITDAIEIKDKLKVAKEFLDYYRTQDVEGALNNIFRLTATRGTPTKPNLFKLYIRQYDCNVTGLSHLMLVIMSLVFTGTQLMYAYSFFRNNNLNQLEEQVEAVYEQFYNVRRQYEDQVFHCYKTAIVRANRKARDILIDNPKLTGAPLTAKIQLEISELVPWYNWTVVQYSEIGSISLSKRHCAVESRGKQIFTVKRGERKVLVLWEDQGNRECYDAVKANTFVPFKLCDGCNNTVFQGSEKTLNGKSCPNYLTETVQETERSCGSDSSTSEVNGLINSNKYSFVAGGFSSDQHPCRTHGDEMCGGHGSCQSIPYSDDYMCFCSSHFWGESCETWYNPSYSVNVTDIMVSMRESFGISIGVPDVVDVYIEIQKFPSQFREMQTSMAASFEVNNHLTLYGDSFAKAERVADLYHQLLSGNMTENTFGEKLERLNLNFDFIFWNLKKMIYGDGILTSDDLMNSFKKSQTPAACTESYGVKISRFMKNILTLDEEVTEAQLRFLNWKRSRQDSSNSLETLEQMNRVKDTAVNRQQGYVRHWEATSCPQLHAEDLVENHCSQSLSYEGLNLTLHCRNNKKPTVASVRCQKESGKLTWSSKPNCEYVWGPWSAWSTCSATCGEGQRSRTRQKPSGEIDTQTKQCEEQECCQRRDGKFRCRNERCISAESKCNGHDDCGDGSDESSCPTTTTTTTTTTTAPYPDATEHL is encoded by the exons ATGAAGTTCTTTCCACTCATCTGCTCCATGGTTGTCTTCGTGCTCCTGGAGCTCCGTGCGCTGGGggctctcattccttctttgcaTCCTGACGGAATCCTGCAAGAGGATGTTCAGGATCCCCAGGACAATCCTCTGGAAGTTTCAGACTCGACTTCCGTCCGCTATCCCGAGGTGAGCACGGAGAAGCCGGAGGGGGAACTTAAGTATAACTTGACTTCAGGAGATATTGCCAAGAGGATAGCAGGACTCGAGCTTAGCAGGGATGTCTTGGACGCTGTCCCTGATTCTTGGCAAAGCATCGCTGTCGAGAAAACTGAACTCGGTCTCGACACTTTATCGGACTATTTTCTAAAGCCTGCAACTTCTAGAAAATTTAAAGGAATAGCtaaagaaattgtaaaaaaagtTACTAAATTTCTGCCCTCATTCATAAAAGCCCTGGGTACAGCTTCAACCATATTTGGgttcatttctgttttcttttaccCAAGCGTGGAGGACATACTGAAGGAAGAATTCAATACTGTCAATCAGAAGCTCGATGCCTTGTCATTGAAAATGGATAACGTAAGAGAGGAACTAGAGTCTAGCATGGAATTCCAGACTTGGTTCACATCTTACAATGACTATAAAAATTCCATCGAAAACGTAGACATGAAACTGAAGAGTACACTCTCTCAGATCACAGATGCTATAGAGATCAAAGACAAACTCAAGGTGGCCAAAGAATTTCTAGATTACTACAGGACTCAAGACGTCGAAGGGGCACTGAACAACATCTTTCGCCTGACTGCCACTAGGGGTACGCCCACAAAACCGAACCTTTTCAAATTATACATCAGACAGTATGACTGCAACGTAACAGGCCTGTCGCATCTCATGCTAGTCATCATGAGCTTAGTGTTCACTGGAACACAACTGATGTATGCATACTCGTTCTTTAGGAACAATAACCTGAATCAACTAGAAGAACAGGTAGAAGCTGTATATGAACAATTTTACAACGTTCGGCGGCAATATGAGGATCAAGTCTTCCATTGCTATAAGACTGCCATTGTGAGAGCTAATAGGAAAGCTCGGGATATCCTGATTGATAATCCTAAACTCACAGGTGCACCGTTAACAGCCAAAATACAGCTGGAAATATCTGAGCTTGTCCCTTGGTATAACTGGACTGTAGTACAGTACAGCGAAATTGGAAGCATCTCACTGAGTAAGAGGCATTGTGCTGTGGAATCTAGAGGCAAACAGATCTTCACAGTCAAACGTGGAGAACGTAAAGTACTCGTTTTGTGGGAGGATCAAGGAAATCGAGAATGCTATGATGCTGTCAAGGCGAATACTTTTGTTCCGTTTAAGTTATGCGACGGATGCAACAATACGGTCTTTCAGGGTTCCGAGAAAACTCTGAATGGAAAAAGTTGCCCAAACTATCTTACAGAAACAGTCCAGGAAACAGAAAGGTCTTGCGGGTCTGACTCTTCCACTTCCGAAGTTAATGGCCTAATCAACAGTAACAAGTACTCCTTCGTTGCCGGAGGCTTCAGCAGTGACCAGCATCCCTGTCGAACACACGGAGATGAGATGTGTGGCGGTCATGGGTCCTGCCAATCCATTCCCTACAGTGACGACTATATGTGTTTCTGTTCCTCCCATTTTTGGGGTGAAAGCTGTGAGACTTGGTACAACCCCTCCTATTCTGTGAATGTAACTGACATAATGGTAAGCATGAGAGAATCTTTTGGCATCTCCATTGGAGTGCCCGATGTTGTTGATGTGTATATCGAAATTCAGAAGTTCCCTAGTCAGTTCCGAGAAATGCAGACAAGCATGGCGGCCTCATTTGAAGTTAACAATCACCTTACTCTCTATGGGGATTCTTTCGCCAAAGCAGAACGAGTTGCAGACCTGTACCATCAACTCCTGAGTGGAAATATGACTGAGAACACCTTTGGCGAGAAACTTGAACGGCTTAATCTTAATTTCGATTTCATTTTCTGGAACCTGAAGAAAATGATTTATGGTGACGGGATCTTAACCTCAGATGATTTGATGAATTCATTTAAGAAATCACAGACGCCTGCAGCTTGCACAGAGAGTTATGGTGTAAAGATTTCTAGGTTCATGAAAAATATTTTGACTTTGGACGAAGAAGTTACTGAAGCTCAGCTGAGATTCCTAAACTGGAAGCGTAGTCGCCAAGACTCTTCAAATAGCCTGGAAACCTTAGAGCAAATGAACAGAGTTAAAGACACGGCAGTCAATCGCCAGCAAGGCTACGTTCGTCACTGGGAGGCTACTTCTTGTCCACAGCTGCACGCCGAAGACTTGGTCGAAAACCACTGCAGCCAGTCCCTCTCGTACGAGGGCCTGAACCTCACGCTCCACTGCCGGAATAACAAGAAGCCGACGGTTGCGTCCGTGAGATGTCAGAAGGAGAGCGGCAAGCTCACTTGGAGCTCCAAGCCCAACTGCGAGTATGTCTGGGGCCCTTGGAGCGCCTGGTCGACCTGCAGCGCAACCTGCGGTGAAGGCCAGAGGAGCAGGACGCGCCAGAAACCCAGTGGAGAGATCGACACTCAAACCAAGCAGTGTGAAGAACAGGAATGTTGCCAAAGAAG GGACGGCAAGTTCCGGTGCCGGAATGAGCGGTGCATCTCGGCTGAGTCCAAGTGCAACGGCCACGACGACTGCGGCGACGGCAGCGACGAGAGCAGCTGCCCCAcgaccacgaccacgaccacgaccacgaccacgGCCCCGTACCCCGACGCTACAGAACAT CTTTAG
- the LOC113817636 gene encoding SE-cephalotoxin isoform X1, with protein sequence MKFFPLICSMVVFVLLELRALGALIPSLHPDGILQEDVQDPQDNPLEVSDSTSVRYPEVSTEKPEGELKYNLTSGDIAKRIAGLELSRDVLDAVPDSWQSIAVEKTELGLDTLSDYFLKPATSRKFKGIAKEIVKKVTKFLPSFIKALGTASTIFGFISVFFYPSVEDILKEEFNTVNQKLDALSLKMDNVREELESSMEFQTWFTSYNDYKNSIENVDMKLKSTLSQITDAIEIKDKLKVAKEFLDYYRTQDVEGALNNIFRLTATRGTPTKPNLFKLYIRQYDCNVTGLSHLMLVIMSLVFTGTQLMYAYSFFRNNNLNQLEEQVEAVYEQFYNVRRQYEDQVFHCYKTAIVRANRKARDILIDNPKLTGAPLTAKIQLEISELVPWYNWTVVQYSEIGSISLSKRHCAVESRGKQIFTVKRGERKVLVLWEDQGNRECYDAVKANTFVPFKLCDGCNNTVFQGSEKTLNGKSCPNYLTETVQETERSCGSDSSTSEVNGLINSNKYSFVAGGFSSDQHPCRTHGDEMCGGHGSCQSIPYSDDYMCFCSSHFWGESCETWYNPSYSVNVTDIMVSMRESFGISIGVPDVVDVYIEIQKFPSQFREMQTSMAASFEVNNHLTLYGDSFAKAERVADLYHQLLSGNMTENTFGEKLERLNLNFDFIFWNLKKMIYGDGILTSDDLMNSFKKSQTPAACTESYGVKISRFMKNILTLDEEVTEAQLRFLNWKRSRQDSSNSLETLEQMNRVKDTAVNRQQGYVRHWEATSCPQLHAEDLVENHCSQSLSYEGLNLTLHCRNNKKPTVASVRCQKESGKLTWSSKPNCEYVWGPWSAWSTCSATCGEGQRSRTRQKPSGEIDTQTKQCEEQECCQRRDGKFRCRNERCISAESKCNGHDDCGDGSDESSCPTTTTTTTTTTTAPYPDATEHVLRLQGVAVFSLKEIKIQHSIQKFFYSFHIRTGVLFSSRVRLKNNFI encoded by the exons ATGAAGTTCTTTCCACTCATCTGCTCCATGGTTGTCTTCGTGCTCCTGGAGCTCCGTGCGCTGGGggctctcattccttctttgcaTCCTGACGGAATCCTGCAAGAGGATGTTCAGGATCCCCAGGACAATCCTCTGGAAGTTTCAGACTCGACTTCCGTCCGCTATCCCGAGGTGAGCACGGAGAAGCCGGAGGGGGAACTTAAGTATAACTTGACTTCAGGAGATATTGCCAAGAGGATAGCAGGACTCGAGCTTAGCAGGGATGTCTTGGACGCTGTCCCTGATTCTTGGCAAAGCATCGCTGTCGAGAAAACTGAACTCGGTCTCGACACTTTATCGGACTATTTTCTAAAGCCTGCAACTTCTAGAAAATTTAAAGGAATAGCtaaagaaattgtaaaaaaagtTACTAAATTTCTGCCCTCATTCATAAAAGCCCTGGGTACAGCTTCAACCATATTTGGgttcatttctgttttcttttaccCAAGCGTGGAGGACATACTGAAGGAAGAATTCAATACTGTCAATCAGAAGCTCGATGCCTTGTCATTGAAAATGGATAACGTAAGAGAGGAACTAGAGTCTAGCATGGAATTCCAGACTTGGTTCACATCTTACAATGACTATAAAAATTCCATCGAAAACGTAGACATGAAACTGAAGAGTACACTCTCTCAGATCACAGATGCTATAGAGATCAAAGACAAACTCAAGGTGGCCAAAGAATTTCTAGATTACTACAGGACTCAAGACGTCGAAGGGGCACTGAACAACATCTTTCGCCTGACTGCCACTAGGGGTACGCCCACAAAACCGAACCTTTTCAAATTATACATCAGACAGTATGACTGCAACGTAACAGGCCTGTCGCATCTCATGCTAGTCATCATGAGCTTAGTGTTCACTGGAACACAACTGATGTATGCATACTCGTTCTTTAGGAACAATAACCTGAATCAACTAGAAGAACAGGTAGAAGCTGTATATGAACAATTTTACAACGTTCGGCGGCAATATGAGGATCAAGTCTTCCATTGCTATAAGACTGCCATTGTGAGAGCTAATAGGAAAGCTCGGGATATCCTGATTGATAATCCTAAACTCACAGGTGCACCGTTAACAGCCAAAATACAGCTGGAAATATCTGAGCTTGTCCCTTGGTATAACTGGACTGTAGTACAGTACAGCGAAATTGGAAGCATCTCACTGAGTAAGAGGCATTGTGCTGTGGAATCTAGAGGCAAACAGATCTTCACAGTCAAACGTGGAGAACGTAAAGTACTCGTTTTGTGGGAGGATCAAGGAAATCGAGAATGCTATGATGCTGTCAAGGCGAATACTTTTGTTCCGTTTAAGTTATGCGACGGATGCAACAATACGGTCTTTCAGGGTTCCGAGAAAACTCTGAATGGAAAAAGTTGCCCAAACTATCTTACAGAAACAGTCCAGGAAACAGAAAGGTCTTGCGGGTCTGACTCTTCCACTTCCGAAGTTAATGGCCTAATCAACAGTAACAAGTACTCCTTCGTTGCCGGAGGCTTCAGCAGTGACCAGCATCCCTGTCGAACACACGGAGATGAGATGTGTGGCGGTCATGGGTCCTGCCAATCCATTCCCTACAGTGACGACTATATGTGTTTCTGTTCCTCCCATTTTTGGGGTGAAAGCTGTGAGACTTGGTACAACCCCTCCTATTCTGTGAATGTAACTGACATAATGGTAAGCATGAGAGAATCTTTTGGCATCTCCATTGGAGTGCCCGATGTTGTTGATGTGTATATCGAAATTCAGAAGTTCCCTAGTCAGTTCCGAGAAATGCAGACAAGCATGGCGGCCTCATTTGAAGTTAACAATCACCTTACTCTCTATGGGGATTCTTTCGCCAAAGCAGAACGAGTTGCAGACCTGTACCATCAACTCCTGAGTGGAAATATGACTGAGAACACCTTTGGCGAGAAACTTGAACGGCTTAATCTTAATTTCGATTTCATTTTCTGGAACCTGAAGAAAATGATTTATGGTGACGGGATCTTAACCTCAGATGATTTGATGAATTCATTTAAGAAATCACAGACGCCTGCAGCTTGCACAGAGAGTTATGGTGTAAAGATTTCTAGGTTCATGAAAAATATTTTGACTTTGGACGAAGAAGTTACTGAAGCTCAGCTGAGATTCCTAAACTGGAAGCGTAGTCGCCAAGACTCTTCAAATAGCCTGGAAACCTTAGAGCAAATGAACAGAGTTAAAGACACGGCAGTCAATCGCCAGCAAGGCTACGTTCGTCACTGGGAGGCTACTTCTTGTCCACAGCTGCACGCCGAAGACTTGGTCGAAAACCACTGCAGCCAGTCCCTCTCGTACGAGGGCCTGAACCTCACGCTCCACTGCCGGAATAACAAGAAGCCGACGGTTGCGTCCGTGAGATGTCAGAAGGAGAGCGGCAAGCTCACTTGGAGCTCCAAGCCCAACTGCGAGTATGTCTGGGGCCCTTGGAGCGCCTGGTCGACCTGCAGCGCAACCTGCGGTGAAGGCCAGAGGAGCAGGACGCGCCAGAAACCCAGTGGAGAGATCGACACTCAAACCAAGCAGTGTGAAGAACAGGAATGTTGCCAAAGAAG GGACGGCAAGTTCCGGTGCCGGAATGAGCGGTGCATCTCGGCTGAGTCCAAGTGCAACGGCCACGACGACTGCGGCGACGGCAGCGACGAGAGCAGCTGCCCCAcgaccacgaccacgaccacgaccacgaccacgGCCCCGTACCCCGACGCTACAGAACATGTTCTCAGATT GCAAGGCGTCGCCGTGTTTTctctaaaggaaataaaaattcaGCACAGCATTCAaaagtttttttattcattccatATCAGAACAGGTGTTCTATTCTCTTCGAGGGTGAGACTGAAGAATAATTTCATTTAA